In Pseudonocardia sp. C8, one genomic interval encodes:
- a CDS encoding FadR/GntR family transcriptional regulator produces the protein MAETQQVVRRGLLPTHTARRILRDFHERGLEPGDGLADEATLIKRYEVSRGTLREALRLLTFLGAVTVKAGPNGGPRLATPGPDVVASAMGMVVQFRGATLRSVFEARIAVEPAVAALAAAHRTEHDLVLLDDSVDALRRAQRVRGPEYAVHSGRYHLRVAEAAHNDVLATIVPALATMTTTVRWRFPRGSRAELTRRIAEAVEAIRGQDEAAASTTTRAMIEWLVGEIETQQRTVLDSPILWPDVDEVLAEQRSGGPAAEPAEARPKVG, from the coding sequence ATGGCGGAGACCCAGCAGGTGGTCCGCCGCGGGCTGCTTCCCACCCACACCGCCCGGCGGATCCTGCGCGACTTCCACGAGCGCGGGCTCGAACCCGGTGACGGTCTCGCCGACGAGGCGACCCTGATCAAGCGGTACGAGGTCTCCCGCGGGACGTTGCGCGAGGCGCTGCGCCTGCTGACCTTCCTCGGTGCGGTCACGGTGAAGGCCGGCCCGAACGGCGGACCGCGCCTGGCCACGCCCGGGCCGGACGTGGTGGCCAGCGCCATGGGCATGGTGGTGCAGTTCCGCGGCGCGACCCTGCGGTCGGTGTTCGAGGCGCGGATCGCGGTGGAACCCGCGGTCGCCGCGCTCGCCGCCGCGCACCGCACCGAGCACGACCTCGTCCTGCTCGACGACTCCGTGGACGCTCTGCGCCGCGCGCAACGGGTCCGGGGCCCGGAGTACGCGGTGCACAGCGGCCGCTACCACCTCCGGGTGGCGGAGGCCGCGCACAACGACGTGCTCGCCACCATCGTCCCGGCGCTGGCCACGATGACCACGACCGTGCGGTGGCGTTTCCCCCGGGGCAGCCGCGCCGAGCTGACCCGGAGGATCGCCGAGGCCGTCGAGGCGATCCGCGGGCAGGACGAGGCCGCCGCGTCGACGACCACCCGGGCCATGATCGAGTGGTTGGTCGGGGAGATCGAAACCCAGCAGAGGACCGTGCTGGACAGTCCCATCCTCTGGCCCGATGTGGACGAGGTGCTCGCCGAGCAGCGTTCCGGCGGTCCGGCGGCCGAGCCCGCGGAGGCTCGCCCCAAGGTGGGCTAG
- a CDS encoding enoyl-CoA hydratase-related protein, with the protein MPEPSQPVVHDGAELCGLVLRCVLTTADNGSSLQASTLRRLTEELRGIDGSVGAVLLVGTGSNFCTGGDVQGFAQAEDVGRHVHQLADLFHDFQRAVRNAPVPVVAAVQGWAAGAGMSAVLAVDVAVAGTSTRLRPAYPALGFSPDGGMSWLLPRLIGAGRARHVLLTDTVIDAAQALEWGLVSMVVPDPDVLAEAERIAGQLAEGPTRALGRIKQLIGDAECRDLDSHLDAEAAAIAASATDDEGRAGVAAFAARRPPRFRD; encoded by the coding sequence ATGCCCGAACCTTCCCAGCCCGTCGTCCACGATGGTGCGGAGCTGTGCGGCCTGGTCCTGCGCTGCGTGCTCACCACCGCGGACAACGGGTCGAGCTTGCAGGCCAGCACACTGCGCCGGTTGACCGAGGAACTGCGCGGGATCGACGGGTCGGTCGGCGCGGTGCTACTGGTCGGGACCGGCTCGAACTTCTGCACCGGCGGCGACGTGCAGGGCTTTGCACAGGCCGAAGACGTGGGACGGCACGTCCACCAGCTGGCCGACCTGTTCCACGACTTCCAGCGGGCCGTGCGGAACGCGCCGGTCCCGGTGGTGGCGGCGGTGCAGGGTTGGGCCGCCGGCGCCGGCATGAGCGCGGTGCTGGCGGTCGACGTCGCGGTGGCCGGAACGTCCACCCGCCTCCGCCCGGCCTACCCGGCGCTGGGCTTCTCCCCCGACGGCGGGATGAGCTGGCTGCTGCCTCGCCTGATCGGTGCCGGGCGGGCCCGGCACGTCCTGCTCACCGACACCGTGATCGACGCGGCACAGGCCCTCGAGTGGGGGCTGGTGTCGATGGTCGTCCCGGACCCGGACGTGCTCGCCGAGGCCGAGCGGATCGCCGGGCAGCTGGCCGAGGGGCCGACCCGTGCACTCGGGCGGATCAAGCAGCTGATCGGTGACGCCGAGTGCCGTGACCTGGACTCGCATCTCGACGCCGAGGCGGCGGCGATCGCCGCCAGCGCGACCGACGACGAGGGACGGGCGGGTGTGGCCGCGTTCGCCGCCCGCCGTCCGCCACGGTTCCGCGACTGA
- the pntB gene encoding Re/Si-specific NAD(P)(+) transhydrogenase subunit beta: MTAQSAATAAYLVSALLFILALAGLSRHETARAGNTFGIAGMAIALIATLVLAVGHGLDALGVGVLIAAVLVGAVIGLVRAARVPMTGMPELIALFHSFVGLAAVLVAWNGYLEVEARGGGLDPELVGVHRAEVVIGVFIGSVTFTGSVIAWGKLAGTLSSRPLVLPGKNVLNLGAVAAFVALTVWFVVRPTPVALVAVTVIALAFGVHLVASIGGGDMPVVVSMLNSYSGWAAAASGFLLANDLLIITGALVGSSGAYLSYIMCKGMNRSFVAVIAGGFGIEAPTGEARDYGDHREVTAEGAAALLAGATRVIITPGYGMAVAQAQYPVAELTRHLRDKGVDVRFGIHPVAGRLPGHMNVLLAEAKVPYDIVLELDEINDDFAGTDVVLVIGANDTVNPAATDEPGSPIAGMPVLKVWEAADVIVFKRSMATGYAGVTNPLFYKENSHMLFGDARDRVEDIVKSL; encoded by the coding sequence GTGACTGCCCAGTCCGCGGCCACCGCCGCCTACCTCGTCTCCGCGCTGCTGTTCATCCTTGCGCTCGCGGGACTCTCCCGGCACGAGACCGCCAGGGCGGGCAACACCTTCGGCATCGCCGGCATGGCGATCGCCTTGATCGCCACTCTCGTTCTCGCCGTCGGACACGGCCTCGACGCGCTGGGCGTCGGTGTGCTGATCGCCGCCGTCCTGGTCGGCGCGGTGATCGGCCTGGTCCGTGCCGCCCGCGTGCCGATGACCGGCATGCCCGAGCTGATCGCGCTGTTCCACAGCTTCGTCGGCCTCGCCGCGGTGCTGGTCGCCTGGAACGGCTACCTCGAGGTCGAGGCCCGGGGCGGCGGGCTCGACCCCGAACTGGTGGGCGTCCACCGGGCCGAGGTCGTGATCGGGGTGTTCATCGGTTCCGTCACCTTCACCGGGTCCGTCATCGCCTGGGGCAAGCTCGCCGGCACGCTCTCCTCACGCCCGCTCGTGCTGCCCGGGAAGAACGTGCTCAATCTCGGCGCCGTCGCCGCATTCGTCGCCCTCACCGTCTGGTTCGTGGTCCGGCCGACGCCGGTCGCGCTGGTCGCCGTCACCGTGATCGCACTCGCGTTCGGTGTGCACCTCGTCGCCTCCATCGGTGGCGGCGACATGCCGGTGGTGGTGTCGATGCTCAACAGCTACTCGGGCTGGGCGGCGGCGGCCTCCGGGTTCCTGCTGGCCAACGATCTGCTGATCATCACCGGTGCCCTGGTCGGTTCCTCAGGTGCCTACCTGTCCTACATCATGTGCAAGGGGATGAACCGCTCGTTCGTGGCCGTCATCGCCGGCGGGTTCGGTATCGAGGCGCCCACCGGTGAGGCCAGGGACTACGGCGACCACCGGGAGGTCACCGCCGAGGGCGCGGCTGCCCTGCTGGCCGGCGCAACCAGAGTGATCATCACTCCTGGCTACGGCATGGCCGTCGCCCAGGCCCAGTACCCCGTCGCCGAACTCACCCGACATCTCCGCGACAAGGGCGTCGACGTCCGCTTCGGCATCCACCCCGTCGCGGGCCGGCTGCCCGGCCACATGAACGTCCTGCTCGCCGAGGCCAAGGTGCCCTACGACATCGTCCTGGAGCTGGACGAGATCAACGACGACTTCGCCGGCACCGACGTCGTCCTCGTCATCGGCGCCAACGACACCGTCAACCCGGCCGCGACCGACGAACCCGGTTCGCCCATCGCCGGCATGCCCGTTCTGAAGGTCTGGGAAGCCGCCGACGTCATCGTCTTCAAACGCTCCATGGCCACCGGCTACGCCGGCGTCACCAACCCCCTCTTCTACAAGGAGAACAGCCACATGTTGTTCGGCGACGCGCGCGACCGCGTCGAAGACATCGTCAAATCCCTCTGA
- a CDS encoding Re/Si-specific NAD(P)(+) transhydrogenase subunit alpha: MIIGVVRESSPGETRVAATPATVTQLRKLGHEVLVEAGAGERSDFPDRAFVEAGASVGDAWRADVVFGINAPAEVELARMKPGAMLVALLAPALNPEIVEVLARRPITALSMDAVPRISRAQSLDVLSSMANIAGYRAVIEAAHEFGRFFTGQVTAAGKVPPAKVLVVGAGVAGLAAIGAAGSLGAVVRATDPRPDVADQVRSLGGEYLSITSPEVEVSTTGYAKEMGDDYKIREAQLYAQQSADVDIIVTTALIPGRPAPQLITAEMVAAMRPGSVIVDMAAANGGNVEGTVPGEKTVTGNGVTIIGYTALAGRLPTQASQLYGTNLVNLMKLLTPGKDGQVVLDLDDPVQRSMTVVRDGESTWPPPPVSVSAAPAVAPAAAATEPAKEATPPLSPGRRFGIVAAAAAVLFALIAVSPQVLSKHLVVFALAIVIGYYVIGNVHHALHTPLMSVTNAISGIIVVGALLQIGQHGPAITVVAAVAVLLATINVFGGFAVTRRMLDMFRRS; this comes from the coding sequence ATGATCATCGGTGTGGTGCGGGAGTCGAGCCCGGGTGAGACCCGGGTGGCCGCGACCCCGGCGACGGTGACCCAGCTGCGGAAGCTGGGGCACGAGGTGCTGGTCGAGGCGGGGGCGGGAGAGCGGTCGGACTTCCCGGACCGCGCGTTCGTTGAGGCGGGCGCGAGCGTGGGTGACGCGTGGCGGGCCGATGTCGTGTTCGGGATCAACGCACCGGCCGAGGTCGAGCTGGCGCGGATGAAGCCCGGGGCGATGCTGGTCGCGCTGTTGGCGCCCGCCCTGAACCCGGAGATCGTCGAGGTGCTGGCACGGCGGCCGATCACGGCGTTGTCGATGGACGCGGTGCCCCGGATCTCGCGGGCGCAGTCGTTGGACGTGCTCAGCTCGATGGCCAACATCGCCGGGTACCGGGCGGTGATCGAGGCGGCGCACGAGTTCGGCCGGTTCTTCACCGGTCAGGTGACCGCGGCCGGGAAAGTGCCTCCGGCGAAGGTGCTGGTGGTCGGTGCCGGTGTCGCGGGGCTGGCGGCGATCGGTGCGGCGGGCTCGTTGGGGGCAGTGGTGCGGGCGACCGATCCGCGGCCGGACGTCGCCGACCAGGTGAGGTCGCTGGGCGGGGAGTACCTGTCGATCACCTCACCGGAGGTCGAGGTCTCAACAACCGGTTACGCCAAGGAGATGGGCGACGATTACAAGATCCGCGAGGCGCAGCTCTACGCCCAGCAGAGCGCGGACGTCGACATCATCGTCACCACCGCCCTGATTCCGGGACGGCCGGCACCGCAGTTGATCACGGCCGAGATGGTGGCGGCGATGCGGCCCGGTTCGGTGATCGTGGACATGGCCGCGGCCAACGGCGGCAACGTCGAGGGCACCGTGCCCGGTGAGAAGACCGTGACCGGCAACGGTGTCACGATCATCGGTTACACCGCCCTGGCCGGCCGGCTGCCCACCCAGGCCAGCCAGCTGTACGGCACGAACCTCGTCAACCTCATGAAGCTGCTTACGCCGGGCAAGGACGGACAGGTCGTGCTCGACCTCGACGACCCCGTCCAGCGGTCGATGACCGTCGTGCGCGACGGCGAATCGACCTGGCCGCCACCGCCGGTGTCGGTGTCGGCCGCCCCGGCGGTCGCGCCCGCGGCAGCCGCCACGGAGCCGGCGAAGGAAGCCACACCGCCGCTGTCGCCCGGGCGGCGGTTCGGCATCGTCGCCGCCGCGGCCGCGGTGCTGTTCGCTCTCATCGCGGTCTCGCCGCAGGTGCTGAGCAAACACCTCGTGGTGTTCGCGCTGGCCATCGTGATCGGCTACTACGTGATCGGGAACGTGCACCACGCACTGCACACCCCGCTGATGTCGGTGACCAACGCGATCTCCGGGATCATCGTCGTCGGCGCCCTGCTGCAGATCGGTCAGCACGGCCCCGCGATCACAGTCGTGGCCGCCGTCGCGGTGCTGCTGGCGACGATCAACGTCTTCGGCGGTTTCGCCGTCACTCGCCGCATGCTCGACATGTTCCGACGGAGCTGA